CTATACCAGAGAAAGCATTTACCATGCTGTCTCCACCGCGCACCAGCCACGATTGTTGTTAGTTGGCCAACAAAACTGTAGCTCCGCCACCCCTGTCTTACCTTACTACTTCTTACAGAATCTAAATTTCACATTCACCAGTCACGTCCATCATTTTGCCACAATTCTTCAGTCCTTGCATCACCATTAACACACCCGCAGCTTTCCTGGAATCCTTCCACTGCCATAACTCATTTCATTATGGATTACCCAAAAAGTAAACATTTTGATAGTTACTTGACTCCACATTCCAGTGGCAAACCACGTAATGTTTGTAATTGATGAACTTGGTCACAAACCAGGCATGATGACGACAATATTGCTTTCATGCCATTGAATGTGAAGTCAAAATTCGATTCTAAATGTATATTCAGGCCTGAATAGGACAGTTGCAGATTGAATGAGCAATTATAAGGGCTTCATACTAAAACTTGACAACTTCAGTTTGCACTTTTCAGTAACAATACTCAACAAAGTTCTCTAGAATGATAGCCATATTCCTGTCTTTATGCTATAATTTACTCATGATGCCTTATGTAGTAAAGGCTGATGGGACAAAGAAATCCtgcataattatatattatggaGTGTAACAGTGAACCTTAAAtgtgttatatatatgttaaaggCATTTGGTTACTTCTGACACCAGATATCATATAATAACTCCTTTCACCAACTACCAATCCTAATCCTGGACTAAGGCGGATGACATGCTCCACCCAAAGCCCTACACGGACACAGGTACCAGATAAAAGAGTTACGAACCCACCCCATTTGTTCTGAAATGTATCATATTCTGATCCAGATGAAGAAAAGTTAAAGACCAAGGTCATCATTGGATCCAATCATTTTCAAACTTGGTCCCAGTTTATGATTAACCAAGTGACGTATTCAGTATGCATGCAATTCCCTAACTACTAGTACACCTCATGAACCGGCCAAGGGAGGGGTTGACTCCGATGCCGGGTTTTGAGGATCGAGACCAGCTTTGGAAACGGCACAAGTGAAGTGAGTCACCCCCATATAAGTAATATGGGCAAGTTCAAGAGGTTAGTATTATGGaacttttttcactttttagttaAATTAGAGTAAAAATATATGCAACAGACTGGGAAGCATTGACAATAAGGCAATCTAAAGAATAAAGTGGTATTTAACAGACAGAATCAATTGTTTCTACTGAATGTTTAGTTTTATTAGTGGGTGTGAGATTTAATTTATTCACATGGTAAGTACAAAATGAGGTGTTTCATACAGTAATAATTTGAATTTAGGTTTATGTTTATACTCTGATTGCGTTAAATATCGTGAATTTTATTAATGGAAatgttatttaaataattatatacattacCTTTTTGTCTGAACAAGACAAGAAGAAAGCTGTATAACACAGACTATGCCAGTTCCACGTTATCGAAGTCATATAAAAGTCAATAAACTATAGCAATATCTAATATTTCTCTTATAGTATTCAATATATGAATGTCTTTCTTATTTAATGTAGTACTTGGGGCCACATCAGCAACAATGCCGATAAGTGTGGTCAAATATCCTAAATCTAATTTGACagatagttttatttttattaggtaAGAACTAATTAGATAGTTATTAACACTTgatcaagaaaattttgatatttattagTTAGACAGCCTTCATCGAAAGAAGCAGGACAAGAAGACAAACAATCCCGACTAGTCTCCACGCTGAGTAATAATGATGCAACAAAGCTTCAAAGAAACTAGTAAATGATAAGCTCACAAAGTGCCCTGCTTGTTTAGGCAACCCAAGCCTAGTTTCCATGTTGTGTGGAGGATCATAGGTGGTTGATCTAACAGTTTAGTCAAGCACCCTAACTCCGAGTTGCCTAATAGAAAATTTTCTTCATTGGACTTGAAGGAAGGGTGAACATTAAGAGTACAAGTATTTTTCTGGAGAATTTACTCAGACAAGTTGCTGCTTACCAAGGACATAACCTTAAATAGGAGGTTGTGGAGGACAAGGATCATGGTAGAAAGATAGTAGAGTGTTGTCTTATTTATCCTTCCATACTAGTAGTAGTAGTACTTCAGTACTTCTCTTGTAGTTTTTGTCCTTTGATTTCTGTCACTATTTGTGGTCTCTTGTCTTCGATTATCGCACTAATTTGTTGAAGTTATTGTTCTTTTTCAGAATATTTTGACTTGCTCTCTATACTATTTCTCCATAAATTCTTTACTtccattatttctttttcaaactaCTTTGAGATGCTTTTTGCTTGAGCCGAGGGCCAATCGAAAACAACCTTTCTACCTCCCAATGTAGTAAGGTTTGCATACGCTTTACCCTTCCTAGACCtgacttgtgggattacactaggTATGTCGTTGTAATCTGTTCGGTCGGGTGTCAGTGTTATATGAGAAAGCCAGAGATATTCTGATATTTAGTGTTTGGCATTTCCTTGGTCAAATCAGCTCAACAAATTATAAAGGCAGTAGGGGGAATATGCCATTAAGATACTTTTATATCCCCAGCTTTACTAAGAATATTCTCCAGGAAGCTCCTGTCATACCATTTCCCTCCACCAGCACCCAACTATTTGCTTCTATTTTTGGGGTATGTCGTGTATATATATCTCCTCTCAATCACTTGAACCATCCATCTAAAGTCCACAAGGGACCATCATTTATTGGCATTGCTCTTAAGTTCGTCATAGTTGCATTTACATTTTTTGGCCTTTGTTGTGATTCATATAGTGATTTACTTCTCCGTTTACACATCAAATGTTACAGCAGCATATCCATCAAAAAGAGAGACTTTGTCACTTAAACAAATCCTAGTACTCTTgaatatctaaaaatatatattcttcaGTTCCTCCATCCTTCATCTCACCGCTCGCCACATACTAATTGCCGCTCACAGAAGTGGCAGTACATTTATCCCTCTCTACTACAATAAGCTAAAAATAATACAACAAGTAAACACCAGAAACATATTTCTTAAAACCTTCACATTCCCAGATCCATCAAAAGCTAACAACTTGATCCAATTTATGCAAATCATTAAGTAAAAATTctgatgaaattttggtttttAGGACTTCAACAAAGCGCAATGGATATAACGGATTCATGCAAGTTGACCACAACTAATCCAGAATCAAGGTGTAATCAACCAATTgattgaaatgaagaaaatcGTAAGCTGAGCTTATCAACTGTAAAATTCTGTTCAAGTTAAATTAATCAAACTAATCAAGCGTAACAATTACGCAGTCTCTTCACaccaaaacaaaaattgaattttttaacgGGAATCtgtaaacaaaaattcaaatttcagaaTCACAAACAGGCAAAGcgaagatttttattttattttttttaaatagaaaaaaaaaaacgaaaccTGGAAACGGATAATGAAGTCTTCTTCTTTATCCACGTAGAAATCGTTGAACTTGTCGAGTTCCTCATTGAGAATTCTGATAAACCAATCCTGTAGCTCGGTCGCGGCTGCCGTCGCCGGCGGCAGCGGCGGTAACGGAGGTGGATTATCGGCGGTGGAAGAAGGGATGTGCTTGATAAGCTTCTTCAAAGGCTTGTAACACAAGTATTTATCCCTCCATTCAGGTAGGGTTTCTTCCAAATGGATGCTGAATTCTTTCCCGAATTTCATATCACCACCGGCAATCGCttgattttatacaaattcgtCTAAACACACTGATTTTAAACAgaattttgctttttttttggagtttttgAAATCCAATAACatatagttcaaaattttacaaaaaaaaaatgttagatTCTCACACCAATTAGCAATTTTGAGTTTAGGATATGCAATTCCCTCACCCACCAACCAAAGGAACTCAAATTAGCAAGatttataagtttttattaaACAAAGAATTTAAGTTTATCATAAATGTATCcaactttttatattattaccaTCAAAATACTTCTTTTaaggataaaaataatatctttattaGTTCTACACGGTGTTTTCAAAAGCGTTTTTGAGCGAGTTCTAAATAAATTTCGGGGTGGAGCGTACAGAAAAGCTTTGGgccataaattaaaaatatagatTCATAAAGTGTAAGTCTTAACCTTTGAGGCGTAAGCTGTGAACATAAAAACGTAAGTCCTGTACGTAAAAACGTACTCCTgaacatttttaatttaattttttatttaaatcatatttttattattggtgtaatgctatttctcaaataataattgtaatatttttttcttcattattgattattgatacttatttcaaataaaaaccACAAATCATTAAAAGGTTTACTTTTACTTATTctattagtaataataaaactataaaattgaatatacatgaGACTACGCCCCATAAATCCATGGAACATACGTCCTGTTTCTCAAGACTTACGCCTTGTCCCGTAATGTATTAAACGTCTCACCTTACGTCCTCGCCTTTTAAAATACATGTTCTACAAATGGAGtagagaaaaattattttatatctatGGATAAATATatctcataaaattaaaaataaatttgtaaaagAATTTCGAAATCATTGTGCTGAGCTTTATTTGTTAATATTCAACAATCTTAACAGCAGAAAAAGTGAGTAAaagtcataaataaaaaaatgaattttaactTTTACATGTGAAATTCATAGCCATGGGCCATTGGTTTTTGAAAGAATATTCGATTACATCTTGTAGTTGAGTGTCATGTCAGCTTAGCCATTCTGTCCCCCAAGAGACGCAGGAACAACAATACCaacaaatattttagaaaattgtcAATCAATGATAgtgatttttttctataaaagaataGCAACATATAAGTAGTAAATATGGtgcttattattttttgaaatcattattcaaaattgttCGTCGAGAACATTAGGTAtctaagaaatatattttacctttttagaaaattattatttatattcataaattttaaaaactattaaaactaatcataaatttattttacaagtcaatgaaatttttaatgCAACAAATATCATAAGTAGCATCCGTGACACTAAAATAATGTGATAGTTAATGCAACAAACATTATTTCATACATCCTGAAGTAACAAAGTATACCCTAAGCtgattatttatcattttcatcaaccaCCATATTATTACTTTCATATTCACGGACTATTTCATTACTACTTTGatattcacataaaaaaaaatgtaatacaAAGCAAACAAATACTACAGATGATTTTTtgtacaacaacaaaaaagcgatataaaatttcaattttcaaaatattccaATGAAATTTGATTCAACTAtcagaaaaaactagtattgtAAAATTTGAGATGTTTGCCAAAAACAATTACCAAATAATGGCAAATTATATGGATGAAAACTGTTTGCCAAATTTTcccccaaatattatttgaaaaatctacgaccaaataataaaactatttgtcaaattttcctccaaatattatttgaaaaaactatgaccaaataataaaaactatttgccaaattttcccccaaatattatttgaaaaatctatGACCAAACTATTTACCAATTTTCCccccaaatattatttatgaccAAATAAGACCCTAACATACAGGTAACTAACTAATGACTCTCCCACACAGTAAACACAAACTGATTTTCTCCCCTTCCAATTTTTTCGACATGAGAGTATTCATCCTTGAAGAAATTGAGAGGTTAAGGAACACgacatgaaataatttaatGGACTGAATCATCTACTAGATGATCCTTCAATAAGGTTCAAACAATTGGATACGTGATAGAAGTCAGCAATAACACAAGTACGAACAACGAAATCAGgatgaaaaggaaaaggaaaaaatcgtTGCAGGTGAAACAGCAGCCTAAATGGAATCCAAAGCCTGAAGAACATCAGCTTTCACATCTTCAAAATCTTCCACTCCAAAGCTAAATCGGACCAAGTTATCCAAGATCCCGTACTTTGCTCTATCAGACTGGCTAAGATCCCTGTTTTACAGTTAAAATCGAGCATGTTATCCACAATGTTTTCATTTAGCACTCCATATGTTAGTATTGTTGATAGAAAAGTTACAGTTTCCAGATTCTCTCGCCATAATAGAATATACTTTATTGATAAGTAACCATGAAATAGAACATTGACATACCAATAAGACATTATTGCTGGTTGGTCCACAATGCTCTCACAACCTCCAAACGATGGAGCAATATAAGGAATCCTCAGAGCATCCACAAATTTTGCAGTAGTTAGGAGGTCACCATCAACCTTGTAGAAAAAATATAGCCTTTAATATactgagagagagagagaactgACAGGGATTCTTGGTTAACAAAAGATCATAGATCCATCATGAAATACAGACCTCAAAACTGACCACACCTCCAAAGCCAGTCATTTGTTTCTTTGCAAGATGATATTCCGGATGACTTGGTAAGCCTGGATAATAGACGTGTTTCACCTGCAACTCATTTTATTCAGATATGACAGCACTAGCAGGACTAGCAGAGATCCTAATGAAACGCAGAAAAAACAAGACCTCTGAACTTTAATGCAACTGCTCATATATAAGCTAGAAGTGTGGTATGATAGTAATTTTTATGTTCAGTAATGAGTCGATCATACATTATCAGGATGAAGTAGCTACTGACTTAAGGTGGATTGTACAGGGAGTGTAACTGTACAAgtaacatataaattttttatagagTTAAGACGATACTAATCAACACTTACGAATGTTTCCTCTAATGTTTACTTGCTTCTAACCTATTTGTCTTAGTGACTGTGCATGTTGTAGTAGAGGACGACTAGAAGCATCCCGAAGTACCAAGCATGGATGTAAGAATAATCTTTGTTAATCGATGaaggaaagaaaaaacagaatCACCCAAAAAGTACAGCTTTGTGATGTTAACAGCAGAATCTACAGGTACAAAGGAGTGACAGAAAAGATCGTTCAGTTTATCTGGCTTAACAAAGTTCACCCATAATGATGGTGCATCTTCTTCTACtttatttaaactaataatGGTGCATCTTCTTCTTTAGTTGCTTTCAGCGATTTATTTTCACTTACTTTAAAGATTAAACCAGCTTTTATAACCTAGAACTAGATCATGATGTCTATGTTATGCTCATAAGATTGGCAATTACTCTAACAAACATCAAGTTGAACATTcttacttttatcataaacaTGAAATATCATGCATACCAATAAGGTAATTGTGCTCTAGTAAAATGTGAATTTCAAATCATGACTAACAAAGCTATTGAAGCCTAGAATACCTTGGGATGAGCCTCTAAAATTTCGGCCATCCTCAATGCAGTAGAATTTTGTTGCTGTACACGAAGATGCAGCGTCTTCATGCCTCGGATGATAAGATATGCAGCATTCTGGTAGATGGGAAAATTGTATCATACTTCTATAAAATACAAGCTTAAATGTAAGTTACACTTCATACAACAGCAACAACTACACCGTAATTACCCTAAACCTCTggtcaatattaaaaaaattaggttgTCTAACACTACAAGTTCTTTATAATTTCTCCCGGGATACAAACCCCTAACAAGAATAAAAGACTTTAAGCTAAAGTAAGCATACCACGTGACTAGGGGTGTCAACTGGGGGTTGTGCTGAATTTGGGATAGTTAAAATGGGTTGAGTGAATATGTGGGGGGGTTCGTTGAGTTGGGTCAAGAAGGGCTAGAGATAATGGGTCACAGCTTAACACGCCCAACTCTAACCgagttttaatttcttaaattactttcatataaagaaaaaaacattacaAACAAAGAGTCTTTTGATATTATCAAGGGTActttcttataatttatttaattactaaataaaactaataaccttttttctttaatatggCTATACCAGAGATCCAACAAACAGAAAAGATTATAAATGTTTTGACAAGTTCTTTTATGGATAGATTTGGGCAGCATACTAAATCCAAATTAGCACAGCTTATAGACTGGCTGACTTGGGCTCTACCCAAATTGAGCAGTCATGAAAATATGCACAGTCAACCCGCCAAGAGCAATTCTACCTTCATCAAAATTTACATATACATATGCAGCATAAAACGTCAGGGATTTAAGTCGATCAGTACTTCAATTAAGAATACTCACAGGATTGAGAGCACCACCCAGGATATGATGCAAGTTTCGGATTACTGAAACTAACTTTTCAGGACCACTAATACAACCTGCAAGAACCTGTATGAAGCACAGCATAGCAGTTAGTTTGATGTTTCTTAGTGGCAGCATAGTTGATCGATTGTTAAAACGCCAGCTAATGCCACTTACATCATTGTGCCCACCAAGGAATTTTGTAGCGGAATGCACAACAAGGTCAGCCCCCAGAGCAAGGGCCTTCTGGTTAAGAGGAGTTGCAAATGTTCCATCTATGCAAACCAAGGCTCCTTTTTCACGGCAAAGCTTTGAAACCAGCTCAATGTCAACACATCTCAGGAATGGATTTGTTGGAGACTCGGTAAAGAAAAGATCCACCTGCATTGAACAAGGTGCCAGTCATTAGAATCATCTTCCTCAACTCTATAGTTCAGCATAGTTAAGTGATACACAACTATGTGTTTGCATACTTACTTTCTTCTGATTTAATGCTAACTCCAAAGCTCCCATATCTGCTGGATCAATAACTGTGGCCTGTGGTAACGAAACACATCAGCATTTTTTTCTCTTAGACTAACTCAACAAAAGAGAAACGTTATGGTTCAATTATATTAGTCACCAGCAGTTTTTGGAGAGTGTTACAGAACtgaatttataatatttgtctcattaccaaaataaaaacaacagcTTTACTTATATCTTGTAATATTTCTGGACTTCACAAATGAAATGCCAAGTATCTAAGACATTAGGATTAGCGAAAGTACCGTAATTCCCATTTTAGGTAGTATTGTCTCAATAAAAACACGTGTCTTCCTGTAGCAGTCTGTAGTAGTAACAATATGCCCACCAGCAGGAACCAAGGCCAGGAACATTACAGTACTAGCACACATTCCAGATGCCACTATCAAGGTTGATTCAGCACCCTCAAGTGCACTGTTAGAGATACAAATAACTCATTACTAAAAAATTTGCCCCTTAAGTACCAACATAAGAcaactaaagaaaataaaagcaaaagacgaaaatagaaaatgaaaacaaaCTAATTAACCAAAAATAACGCTAACCTAATTTTCTCCTCCAAAACAACAGTAGTGGGGTTCCCATAGCGGCCATATTCAAAACTTGCACGTCTTTTCTCCTGCCAAAATATCATAAGGTGAAATTGATCATAAACAAGTTCATCAACGATGTAACTTAACATTCTCTCTTACCAATTTGATGGTACACCAGTATAATATCTAAGGAGACTTGACAATTGACCAAGAAAGTGGCTAGGGTCgtcaagactcccctttcaggTCAGGAATTTCCCATTGGAACTAGAGAGCGATTGTTTTTTTGATTCACACTGTAAGCAACTCAAGAATCAAATACAACAGAAAATACCTTAAAATCAATAAGGTCAGAAGTTTTGTTGAAGAAGTAAGCAGATGTGTTAACCACTGGGGTAGTTATAGCATCAGTAACAATACCGCGTCCCAACCTTTCACCTGCagaaaaacaaacaacataagtttttttcttgattcatAAAGCCAATCTGAAAGCACAAATATTACCCCCATCCTCGAGAGATATATTGAAATAATCTTTATTCAAACTAGAGAATACCCATAAAAGTACATCTATGATGAAAAGATTTGTCTTGTCATACGCAACCCAAGAACCTTCATGCCTTCAGGTGACAATATTCAAGGAATAACATTTCCTTTCCGTTCTACCTTTTTGTTATGGTTTTTTCagaagagaaaaggaaagaaagaatCAACAGAGATGGTGGATTGGAATGAAAAACGAAAGAAATGCTTCTTTCATTTTCCACGCCAAGCGACCATCTTTTACTTGGGTTTGGGTTCCacaacattttaaacttaatatCTTGAAATCTGGCTGAGAGTGCTTTGAACCTCAATTGAACTGAGAGATGTGGACTAATTCAGACAAACTGATAAATAAAGTTGAATACTTTTTGAGTATTTATCCAATTTTAGCTTGAAGTGTTACAGTACTATAGTCCAGCTTAAGCCTTCAGTGTGATATGTCTTCAATACTATACATCAACGGACAATAATAAGGCCCAAAACATATTTCAAGCATGCATCTCTTCCAAGATTGTCAGGTAAACTATGGGTTTTAAACCATTGAATTAATCAATCAACTACACCTCAATCCCGAACTGCTATATATATCTCTATATCCCATCCTCTCTAAATCGATTTAGACCATTATAAACAGGAGCAGAACTAGTAGCCTGCATGCTGGCCCGGTAGAGTTTGCTCAAATAGTGTATCTGTAttaataaattcatcaaatgtatACACATATTAAATCGAGAAACTAGTTATTATAAAGTGCTATGTTAACTTAAAAACCAGTTACTTATCACTTTAAGTCCTTATAAAACTCAGAACTTATAAAGTTGAAATCCTAACTTCGCAAAACAGAAATATATTCATCAGATCTCATCGAGAATGAACCGTCAGCTTTCGTAATACAACATAAACGTTAATCAGACTTCTCAGCATGACATAATAAGAGAAATCATAACAAACTAGACTTATGAGCTGTCAACACAAAGCTTAAGGATCTAAGAATAATACCGGCATGAATAGCAACGCTTCCATCTGAATTCAAAAATGAAGCATATTTAACACCTGTCGAACCCTTAATCTGTACATTTTGATCACTACGATCCGCATTCTCCACAACCGCCACCTCCTCGTCACCTGCGGTGATACCAATCGAAGTAACAGCAGCGGAAGCGGATGAATCGACAGCATTAGCCGCCGGAGTGAACTCAGGACCGGCTTGGTTGTTAGACCAGGAAGCCGCCACAACTTGAGCCACGCCGATGTTGCTGCAATTCCTCCTAGCCTTAATGCTTAGCTGCCTCACGAAATTAGGCGGAAACCTATAAATCAGAGAAGACAGCCCATAAACCTGAGATCGGTTACTCCCGGAGTTATACTTGCCGGAGAACCGAACGCCGGCTTTAGGATGTGGAAGGCTGCCGGAGAAATCAGGCTCCGAACGACATTCGAATGACGGAAATGCCCTAGCGTAACTAGAGACGGCCattgaattgttgatgattttggAGTTTGGAAGGTCAAAAATGTAATTACTCCCACGGCTAGGAGGCTTTGCCCTTTTCCCTGTGAAAAAAcgcaaaaaaaatgaaaaagggaGTTTGTTGAGGAAATTGTGTTCCACACAAAGTTTAAATAGTGATTGTAATCCACAAGTAGACTGTactttgagaagaaaaaaaaaatttatcgcGAATTAAATGTTTACattgtaatttttataattatgtgatataataaagtaaaatatatgttaa
This window of the Solanum pennellii chromosome 2, SPENNV200 genome carries:
- the LOC107011046 gene encoding cystathionine gamma-synthase 1, chloroplastic, translated to MAVSSYARAFPSFECRSEPDFSGSLPHPKAGVRFSGKYNSGSNRSQVYGLSSLIYRFPPNFVRQLSIKARRNCSNIGVAQVVAASWSNNQAGPEFTPAANAVDSSASAAVTSIGITAGDEEVAVVENADRSDQNVQIKGSTGVKYASFLNSDGSVAIHAGERLGRGIVTDAITTPVVNTSAYFFNKTSDLIDFKEKRRASFEYGRYGNPTTVVLEEKISALEGAESTLIVASGMCASTVMFLALVPAGGHIVTTTDCYRKTRVFIETILPKMGITATVIDPADMGALELALNQKKVDLFFTESPTNPFLRCVDIELVSKLCREKGALVCIDGTFATPLNQKALALGADLVVHSATKFLGGHNDVLAGCISGPEKLVSVIRNLHHILGGALNPNAAYLIIRGMKTLHLRVQQQNSTALRMAEILEAHPKVKHVYYPGLPSHPEYHLAKKQMTGFGGVVSFEVDGDLLTTAKFVDALRIPYIAPSFGGCESIVDQPAIMSYWDLSQSDRAKYGILDNLVRFSFGVEDFEDVKADVLQALDSI